The following proteins come from a genomic window of Legionella cherrii:
- the rplC gene encoding 50S ribosomal protein L3 codes for MIGLLGRKIGMTRVFMADGVSVPVSVVEVHPNRVSQVKTKEADGYSAVQLTGGTKKASKVNKALTGHFAKAEIEAGDMLAEFLVDSEDTYKAGQVISVADVFTAGQFVDVAGTTKGKGFAGTVKRYNFRTQDATHGNSRSHRVPGSIGQNQTPGRVFKGKKMAGHMGNVRCTVQSLELVRVDAERNLLLIKGAIPGAPGSRVEIKPAVKKQVRGE; via the coding sequence ATGATCGGTTTATTAGGCCGTAAAATCGGTATGACGCGGGTCTTCATGGCGGATGGAGTTTCAGTTCCAGTTTCTGTCGTTGAAGTTCACCCTAATAGAGTTTCACAAGTTAAAACTAAAGAGGCTGATGGCTACTCTGCTGTTCAATTAACTGGTGGTACAAAAAAAGCAAGTAAAGTTAACAAAGCGTTAACTGGTCACTTTGCAAAAGCAGAAATTGAAGCAGGTGACATGCTGGCTGAGTTTTTAGTTGACTCTGAAGACACATACAAAGCAGGACAAGTAATCTCAGTGGCTGATGTATTCACTGCTGGACAATTTGTTGATGTTGCTGGAACCACTAAAGGTAAAGGTTTTGCTGGTACAGTAAAACGTTATAACTTTAGAACACAAGACGCAACACATGGTAACTCTAGATCGCATCGTGTTCCTGGTTCTATTGGACAAAACCAAACTCCAGGACGTGTGTTCAAAGGTAAGAAAATGGCTGGTCACATGGGTAATGTTCGCTGTACTGTTCAAAGTCTTGAACTGGTGCGCGTCGATGCTGAAAGAAATTTACTTCTTATCAAAGGTGCTATACCTGGTGCTCCTGGCTCACGTGTTGAGATTAAGCCTGCAGTTAAAAAGCAAGTACGAGGTGAGTGA
- the rpsE gene encoding 30S ribosomal protein S5 has product MAYDESSPKSDGYQEKLVSVNRTAKVVKGGRVFGFAVLVVVGDGKGKVGFGRGKAREVPIAIQKAMEQAKKNMVYIPLSGSTIFHEITWNYGASKVFMKPASEGTGIIAGGAMRAVLEVLGVQNILAKSIGSTNPSNIVRATIAALTNIGTPDYVAAKRGKTVEEVMAG; this is encoded by the coding sequence ATGGCATACGATGAATCATCACCAAAATCAGATGGCTACCAAGAAAAGTTAGTGTCGGTTAACCGTACCGCTAAAGTTGTCAAAGGAGGCCGTGTTTTTGGTTTCGCAGTACTTGTTGTTGTTGGCGACGGCAAAGGTAAAGTTGGCTTTGGTAGAGGTAAAGCGAGAGAAGTTCCAATTGCAATTCAAAAAGCTATGGAACAAGCAAAGAAAAACATGGTTTATATTCCACTTTCCGGATCAACTATTTTCCACGAAATTACTTGGAACTATGGGGCTTCTAAGGTATTTATGAAACCAGCAAGTGAAGGTACTGGAATTATTGCCGGTGGCGCGATGAGAGCCGTATTAGAAGTATTAGGCGTACAAAATATATTAGCTAAAAGTATTGGTTCAACCAATCCAAGTAATATTGTAAGAGCTACGATTGCTGCTTTAACTAATATTGGTACTCCAGATTATGTTGCGGCCAAGCGTGGTAAAACTGTTGAAGAAGTTATGGCGGGCTAA
- the rplF gene encoding 50S ribosomal protein L6 yields the protein MSRVAKAPVVQPANVEITIGDGEITVKGPKGTLTQKINRLVKVTKNKDSNHVEFAPAANDPKAWAQAGTARALVNNMVKGVTEGFVVTLELVGVGYRAQSKDKSITLSLGFSHPIEYHLPKGVQVETPSNTVILLKGVDKQILGQVASEIRAFRPPEPYKGKGVKLAGEYIARKEAKKK from the coding sequence ATGTCTAGAGTAGCAAAAGCCCCAGTAGTTCAACCAGCAAATGTTGAAATCACAATAGGTGATGGTGAAATTACTGTAAAAGGGCCTAAAGGAACACTAACCCAAAAAATTAATAGGTTAGTAAAAGTAACTAAAAACAAAGATTCTAATCATGTTGAGTTTGCTCCTGCTGCAAATGATCCTAAAGCTTGGGCTCAAGCTGGTACGGCAAGAGCATTAGTGAATAACATGGTGAAGGGTGTAACCGAAGGTTTTGTTGTAACCTTGGAACTTGTTGGTGTAGGTTATAGAGCACAATCTAAAGATAAATCAATTACTTTATCTTTAGGATTCTCTCATCCTATTGAATACCACTTACCAAAAGGTGTTCAAGTTGAAACTCCAAGTAATACAGTGATATTACTGAAAGGTGTTGATAAACAAATTTTGGGTCAAGTAGCTTCTGAAATAAGAGCATTTAGACCACCAGAGCCCTATAAAGGTAAAGGTGTTAAACTTGCTGGCGAGTATATTGCTCGTAAAGAAGCGAAAAAGAAATAA
- the rpmD gene encoding 50S ribosomal protein L30, with the protein MEKKIKITLVKSIIGRKPKHISIVKQLGLGKTNSSVSHNDTPAIRGLINIVDYLLLVEESA; encoded by the coding sequence ATGGAAAAGAAAATTAAAATAACTTTGGTAAAAAGCATTATAGGCAGAAAGCCAAAGCATATTTCTATAGTAAAACAATTAGGTCTAGGTAAAACTAATTCAAGCGTATCACATAATGATACGCCAGCAATCCGTGGTCTTATTAATATCGTGGATTACTTGTTGCTGGTTGAGGAGAGTGCATAA
- the rplV gene encoding 50S ribosomal protein L22, which produces MEVTAKLKGAPLSAQKGRLVADMIRNMKVSGALDVLKFTPKKGAQLMLKLLESAIANAENNNGADIDDLKVGMVCVDEAMTLKRISPRAKGRANRICKRTCHITIKVSDEE; this is translated from the coding sequence ATGGAAGTTACAGCAAAATTGAAAGGTGCTCCCTTATCCGCTCAAAAGGGCAGATTGGTAGCAGATATGATACGAAATATGAAAGTATCTGGTGCACTTGATGTCCTCAAGTTTACACCAAAAAAAGGTGCTCAATTAATGCTTAAATTATTAGAATCAGCAATTGCTAATGCTGAAAATAATAATGGAGCAGATATTGATGATTTAAAAGTAGGTATGGTCTGTGTTGATGAAGCAATGACTTTAAAACGCATTAGTCCCAGAGCTAAAGGACGTGCAAATAGAATTTGTAAACGTACCTGCCATATCACGATTAAAGTGTCTGACGAGGAATAG
- the rpmC gene encoding 50S ribosomal protein L29: MKKIEELRSLSIEELQNELLSLRKEQLNLRMKKASGSLDKTHLITMVRKSVARVKTMLTEKAGK; the protein is encoded by the coding sequence ATGAAAAAGATTGAAGAATTACGCAGTTTGTCTATAGAAGAACTGCAGAACGAATTGCTTTCATTGCGTAAAGAACAATTAAATTTGCGAATGAAGAAAGCAAGTGGCTCACTAGATAAAACACATCTCATCACCATGGTGCGTAAGTCAGTGGCAAGAGTTAAAACAATGTTGACTGAAAAGGCAGGTAAGTGA
- the rplN gene encoding 50S ribosomal protein L14 — MIQMQTVLEVADNSGARKVMCIKVLGGSHRRYARVGDVIKVSIKDAIPRSKVKKGAVMKAVVVRTAQGVRRDDGSLIRFDGNAAVLLNNQNEPIGTRIFGPVTRELRERFMKIISLAAEVL; from the coding sequence ATGATCCAAATGCAGACAGTGCTCGAAGTGGCTGACAACAGCGGAGCACGTAAAGTTATGTGTATTAAAGTGCTTGGCGGGTCGCACCGTAGATATGCCCGTGTGGGTGATGTAATTAAAGTAAGTATTAAAGATGCTATACCCAGAAGTAAAGTAAAGAAAGGTGCTGTAATGAAAGCTGTAGTAGTGCGTACAGCACAAGGCGTTCGTAGAGATGATGGCTCATTAATTCGTTTCGATGGCAACGCAGCAGTACTTTTAAATAACCAAAACGAGCCAATAGGTACTCGTATATTCGGCCCCGTTACTCGCGAGCTACGAGAGAGATTTATGAAAATAATATCTCTGGCTGCAGAAGTTTTGTGA
- the rpsH gene encoding 30S ribosomal protein S8: MSMHDPVADMLTRIRNGQQAKHQQITLTSSKLKEEIARVLKEEGYIENFFVEPLDNNLKLMTIKLKYYHGRPVIELIKRISRPGLRVYKSYKDLTSIPGFGVAILSTSQGIMTHISAKMKGVGGEVICEVA; the protein is encoded by the coding sequence GTGAGTATGCATGATCCAGTTGCTGATATGCTGACCCGAATTAGAAATGGTCAACAAGCAAAACATCAGCAAATAACTTTAACTTCTTCTAAATTGAAAGAAGAAATTGCTCGTGTTTTAAAAGAAGAAGGCTATATTGAAAACTTCTTTGTAGAACCACTAGATAATAATCTTAAATTAATGACGATAAAGCTGAAGTATTACCATGGCAGACCTGTTATTGAGCTCATTAAGAGAATTAGTAGACCTGGGTTACGAGTATATAAGTCTTATAAAGATTTAACCTCTATTCCTGGTTTTGGAGTGGCTATATTGTCTACATCTCAAGGTATAATGACCCATATATCTGCAAAGATGAAAGGCGTTGGTGGCGAAGTCATCTGTGAAGTGGCTTAA
- the rplB gene encoding 50S ribosomal protein L2, which translates to MALLKSKPTSPGKRGELRVVHHHIHKGRPHDALVEKLKKTGGRNNQGRITVRHIGGGQRNQYRIIDFKRNKDGIEARVERIEYDPNRTALIALIVYKDGERRYIIAPSNLNVGDTVVSGADSPISVGNCLPLKNIPVGTTIHCVEMKPGKGAQVLRSAGASGQIVAKEGIYATLRLRSGEMRKIHVLCRAVIGEVSNSEHSLRALGKAGAKRWRGIRPTVRGVAMNPVDHPHGGGEGRTSGGRHPVSPWGLPTKGYKTRSNKRTDNFIVRRRKKK; encoded by the coding sequence ATGGCACTATTAAAATCTAAACCTACATCGCCAGGAAAACGTGGCGAATTGCGCGTGGTTCATCACCATATTCATAAAGGAAGACCACATGATGCTTTAGTTGAGAAACTGAAGAAAACTGGTGGACGGAATAACCAAGGTAGAATCACTGTAAGACATATCGGTGGTGGTCAACGTAACCAATATCGTATCATTGATTTTAAACGTAATAAGGATGGGATCGAAGCTCGTGTTGAGCGTATTGAATACGATCCAAACCGTACTGCACTCATCGCACTAATTGTTTATAAAGATGGTGAAAGAAGATATATTATTGCTCCATCTAATCTAAACGTTGGCGATACAGTAGTAAGTGGTGCTGATTCACCTATTAGCGTAGGTAATTGTCTTCCACTAAAAAATATTCCTGTTGGTACTACAATTCACTGTGTTGAGATGAAACCAGGAAAAGGTGCCCAGGTCTTAAGAAGTGCTGGAGCGAGCGGACAAATAGTTGCTAAAGAAGGCATTTATGCAACATTAAGACTTCGTTCAGGCGAAATGCGTAAAATTCATGTTCTTTGCAGAGCAGTAATTGGTGAAGTAAGTAATAGTGAGCATAGTTTGCGTGCATTAGGTAAAGCTGGAGCAAAACGTTGGAGAGGTATTCGTCCAACAGTACGTGGGGTTGCTATGAACCCAGTTGATCACCCACATGGTGGTGGTGAGGGCCGTACTTCTGGTGGACGTCATCCAGTGTCTCCATGGGGCTTACCTACTAAAGGTTACAAAACCAGAAGTAATAAGCGTACTGATAATTTTATTGTCAGAAGACGTAAAAAGAAATAA
- the rplD gene encoding 50S ribosomal protein L4, whose protein sequence is MEITTIDTNAKLTLNQEVFAYGYNEGLIHQAVVTYMNNARSGNSAQKTRSEVSGGGKKPWNQKGTGRARAGTIRSPIWRSGGVTFASKKRDYSQKINKKMYKRALRSIISELCRTGNLIVVSDFQCESKKTKDFVTKMNQLNIKNALIVMSEVGENEYFGSRNLIDYDICDVTTIDPVSLLKFEKVVVTEAAIKKIEEQLQ, encoded by the coding sequence ATGGAAATTACTACTATAGATACAAATGCAAAATTAACACTGAATCAAGAAGTATTTGCATATGGTTATAATGAAGGCTTAATTCATCAAGCTGTAGTAACTTATATGAATAATGCGCGTAGTGGTAATAGCGCACAAAAAACACGTTCTGAAGTTAGTGGCGGTGGTAAAAAACCATGGAACCAAAAAGGTACAGGTCGTGCACGTGCTGGTACTATTAGAAGCCCAATATGGAGAAGCGGTGGTGTTACATTCGCTTCTAAAAAAAGAGATTATTCACAAAAAATTAATAAAAAAATGTACAAACGTGCATTACGTAGTATAATCTCCGAACTTTGCCGCACTGGTAACTTGATTGTTGTTAGCGATTTCCAATGCGAAAGCAAAAAAACCAAAGATTTTGTTACTAAAATGAACCAACTTAACATCAAAAACGCACTCATTGTGATGAGTGAAGTTGGTGAGAATGAATATTTTGGTTCAAGAAACTTAATTGATTACGATATCTGCGACGTTACAACTATAGATCCTGTTTCTTTACTCAAATTTGAGAAAGTTGTTGTTACAGAAGCTGCAATTAAAAAAATTGAGGAACAGTTACAATGA
- the rplO gene encoding 50S ribosomal protein L15, giving the protein MNLNSLSPDPGSRRPKRRLGRGIGSGLGKTSGKGHKGQKARAGGFHKINFEGGQMPIQRRLPKMGFKSRVGKTVDQVCLSELAKLSADVIDLNVLREAGLINSSIKDVKVILSGELTTAIKLKGLRVTKGARLAIEGLGGSIEE; this is encoded by the coding sequence ATGAATTTAAATTCACTATCACCAGATCCTGGTTCAAGACGCCCTAAAAGACGCTTAGGACGTGGTATAGGATCCGGGCTAGGTAAAACAAGTGGTAAAGGACATAAAGGTCAAAAAGCAAGAGCTGGTGGTTTTCATAAAATTAACTTTGAAGGCGGGCAAATGCCTATTCAAAGAAGACTGCCTAAAATGGGCTTTAAATCACGAGTTGGTAAAACTGTAGATCAAGTATGTCTGAGTGAACTGGCAAAGTTGTCTGCTGATGTAATTGATTTAAATGTTTTACGTGAAGCGGGCCTAATCAACAGCTCTATTAAAGATGTAAAAGTTATTTTATCCGGTGAATTAACTACAGCCATCAAACTTAAAGGTTTAAGGGTCACTAAAGGAGCTCGTTTAGCCATTGAAGGTTTAGGCGGCAGCATAGAAGAGTGA
- the rplR gene encoding 50S ribosomal protein L18, whose translation MNKHNSRARRGLKAKALIRKSGRARLVVYRSGLHIYSQIIQADTLGDKVLVACSTKDKELRANLTGKCKVEQANLVGKLLGKRASEHGITQVAFDRAGYKYHGRVKALAEGAREAGLDF comes from the coding sequence ATGAATAAACACAACTCACGTGCTCGACGTGGATTAAAAGCAAAAGCACTGATTCGTAAATCGGGAAGAGCAAGACTAGTAGTTTATAGAAGTGGTTTGCATATATACTCGCAAATTATTCAAGCTGACACGCTTGGTGATAAAGTACTGGTAGCATGTTCAACTAAGGATAAAGAATTACGAGCTAACTTGACTGGTAAATGTAAAGTAGAACAAGCTAATCTAGTTGGGAAATTACTAGGTAAGCGTGCGAGTGAGCATGGCATTACTCAAGTTGCATTTGATCGTGCTGGTTATAAATATCATGGCCGAGTGAAAGCCCTTGCAGAAGGTGCCCGCGAAGCTGGATTAGATTTTTAA
- the rpsQ gene encoding 30S ribosomal protein S17, with protein MSNSESNARTMVGKVVSDKMDKTIVVMIERSVKHPKYGKIMKRRTKLHAHDENQVSKIGNIVKIRESRPLSKTKSWVLVEVIS; from the coding sequence ATGTCTAATAGTGAATCAAATGCCAGAACAATGGTTGGAAAAGTAGTTAGTGACAAAATGGATAAGACCATAGTTGTGATGATTGAACGTTCTGTTAAGCATCCAAAGTATGGAAAAATTATGAAACGTAGAACCAAATTACATGCTCATGATGAAAATCAAGTATCTAAAATTGGTAATATTGTAAAGATCCGTGAGTCAAGACCACTCTCTAAAACAAAAAGCTGGGTATTAGTCGAAGTAATTTCTTAA
- the rplE gene encoding 50S ribosomal protein L5, translated as MARLNEFYKKEIIPMMMKRFNYSSVMEVPKLLKVTLNMGVGEAVGDKKVMNHAVEDMTLIAGQKPVVTKARKSIAGFKIREGWPIGCKVTLRRQRMYEFLDRLISVTLPRVRDFRGLNPKSFDGTGNYSMGIHEQIVFPEIDYDKTDGIRGLDICITTSAKTNEEAKALLEAFNLPLKDRDKK; from the coding sequence ATGGCAAGACTTAATGAATTTTATAAAAAAGAAATCATCCCAATGATGATGAAACGGTTCAACTATTCCAGCGTTATGGAAGTTCCTAAACTGCTCAAAGTCACTTTGAATATGGGTGTTGGTGAAGCTGTTGGTGATAAAAAGGTGATGAATCATGCTGTTGAAGATATGACTTTAATTGCTGGTCAAAAACCTGTTGTTACTAAAGCAAGAAAATCTATTGCTGGTTTTAAAATTAGAGAAGGATGGCCAATAGGCTGTAAAGTAACACTAAGACGTCAACGTATGTATGAGTTTTTAGACCGATTAATTTCCGTAACTTTACCGCGTGTGAGAGATTTTCGTGGTTTAAATCCTAAATCTTTTGATGGAACTGGTAATTACAGTATGGGAATACATGAACAAATCGTATTTCCAGAAATTGATTACGACAAAACAGATGGTATCCGAGGTTTAGATATTTGTATTACTACAAGTGCTAAAACAAATGAAGAAGCTAAAGCTTTATTAGAAGCCTTTAACCTTCCATTGAAAGATAGAGATAAAAAATAA
- the rpsN gene encoding 30S ribosomal protein S14 — MAKKSMLMRELKRKKLVDKHSKRRNELKQLIKSSDDFQVIMDSQLKLAKLPVNSNPVRFKTRCQCCGRPHGVYRKFSLCRICLRQQLMVGNIPGGRKSSW, encoded by the coding sequence GTGGCTAAAAAATCAATGCTTATGAGAGAGTTAAAGCGTAAAAAACTAGTAGATAAGCACAGTAAACGCAGAAACGAATTAAAACAATTGATTAAATCATCTGATGATTTTCAGGTAATTATGGATAGTCAGTTAAAGTTAGCTAAATTGCCTGTTAATTCAAATCCTGTTCGTTTTAAAACTCGATGCCAATGCTGTGGTCGTCCACATGGCGTGTATCGTAAATTTAGTCTTTGTAGAATTTGCTTAAGACAACAACTAATGGTTGGTAATATACCTGGCGGAAGAAAATCCAGCTGGTAA
- the rpsC gene encoding 30S ribosomal protein S3 → MGQKVNPIGIRLGIIKDWNSKWFAGKKYAEFLIQDIKLRTELKKKLMAAAVSKILIERPANNAVVTILTARPGVIIGKKGGGIETLRSEISSKLGVPVHLNIEEIKKPELDATLVAEGIAQQLEQRVMFRRAMKRAVTSALKAGAKGIKICVSGRLGGAEIARSEWYREGRVPLHTFRADIDYGTAESKTTYGIIGVKVWIFKGEILPQKKRSSDVAQ, encoded by the coding sequence ATGGGACAAAAAGTTAACCCTATAGGCATACGCCTTGGTATTATTAAAGACTGGAACTCTAAGTGGTTCGCTGGTAAAAAATATGCTGAATTTTTAATTCAAGATATAAAATTGCGTACTGAACTTAAAAAGAAACTTATGGCTGCTGCTGTAAGTAAAATTCTTATTGAACGTCCTGCTAATAATGCTGTAGTTACAATACTAACCGCACGACCTGGTGTAATTATCGGTAAAAAAGGTGGTGGTATTGAAACATTACGTAGTGAAATTTCCAGCAAATTAGGCGTACCAGTACACCTTAATATTGAAGAAATTAAAAAGCCTGAACTTGATGCAACCTTGGTTGCTGAAGGAATTGCGCAACAGTTAGAACAACGTGTTATGTTCCGCCGCGCTATGAAACGTGCAGTAACTTCTGCTCTTAAGGCTGGTGCTAAAGGAATTAAAATTTGTGTCAGCGGCAGACTTGGTGGTGCTGAAATCGCTCGCAGTGAATGGTATAGAGAAGGGCGAGTACCTTTACATACTTTCAGAGCAGATATTGATTACGGTACAGCAGAGTCTAAAACTACCTACGGTATTATTGGTGTAAAAGTCTGGATCTTCAAGGGCGAAATTCTCCCACAAAAGAAAAGATCATCTGACGTTGCCCAGTGA
- the rplX gene encoding 50S ribosomal protein L24: MKRIQKGDDVIIIAGKSKGHRGKVLRVTENGVVVEGGNLIKKHVKPNPQKPENKGGIVTLEAPVHVSNVAHFNPNTNKADKVGFKFIESNGVNKKVRYFKSDNEIIDRV; this comes from the coding sequence ATGAAACGTATTCAAAAAGGTGATGATGTAATTATAATCGCCGGTAAAAGTAAAGGTCATAGAGGTAAAGTCCTACGTGTCACTGAAAATGGCGTTGTTGTAGAAGGTGGAAACTTAATAAAGAAACATGTTAAGCCTAACCCACAAAAGCCTGAAAACAAGGGTGGAATTGTTACTCTTGAAGCGCCAGTACACGTTTCAAACGTTGCTCATTTTAATCCAAACACTAATAAAGCAGATAAAGTAGGATTTAAATTTATTGAGAGTAACGGTGTTAATAAAAAAGTTAGATATTTTAAATCTGACAATGAAATAATTGACCGTGTTTAA
- the rplW gene encoding 50S ribosomal protein L23, with the protein MNAERLLMVLREPHTSEKATVIADKLKQFTFKVLKTATKTEIKMAVENIFNVKVKNVSVVNVKGKTKRFKQMSGKRSDWKKAFVTLHADQDIDFTATE; encoded by the coding sequence ATGAACGCTGAAAGATTGTTGATGGTTCTACGTGAACCACATACTTCTGAAAAAGCTACTGTCATAGCTGATAAGCTGAAACAGTTCACTTTCAAAGTATTGAAAACTGCAACTAAGACTGAAATTAAAATGGCGGTAGAGAATATATTTAACGTTAAAGTTAAAAATGTATCGGTTGTCAATGTGAAGGGAAAAACAAAACGTTTTAAGCAAATGAGTGGAAAGCGTAGTGACTGGAAAAAAGCATTTGTAACTCTTCATGCTGATCAAGATATTGACTTTACAGCTACCGAATAA
- the rpsJ gene encoding 30S ribosomal protein S10, which produces MSSNQNIKIRLKSFDHRLIDLSTREIVETAKRTGAQVRGPIPLPVRKEKFTVLTSPHVNKDARDQYELRTHKRLVVIVHPTEKTVDALMKLDLAAGVDVQISLDD; this is translated from the coding sequence ATGAGTAGCAATCAAAACATTAAAATAAGATTAAAATCCTTTGATCATCGGTTGATTGACTTATCAACTCGAGAAATTGTAGAGACAGCAAAACGTACTGGCGCACAAGTTCGTGGGCCAATACCATTACCTGTCCGTAAGGAAAAATTTACTGTATTGACTTCACCGCATGTTAATAAAGATGCTCGAGATCAATATGAATTACGTACTCATAAACGCCTGGTCGTTATCGTTCATCCAACTGAAAAAACAGTAGATGCATTGATGAAATTGGATCTGGCTGCTGGGGTTGATGTTCAGATAAGCCTTGATGACTAA
- the rplP gene encoding 50S ribosomal protein L16, translated as MLQPKRTKYRKQMKGRNRGLALRGSNISFGEFGLKALERGRLTARQIEAARRAMTRHIKRGGKIWIRVFPDKPITQKPLEVRQGKGKGSVEYWVAQIQPGKVLFEMEGVSRELAMEAFDLAKAKLPFKVIFEERKVM; from the coding sequence ATGTTACAACCTAAACGTACAAAATACCGAAAACAGATGAAAGGCCGTAATAGAGGCTTAGCTTTACGCGGCAGCAACATCAGCTTCGGTGAATTTGGTTTGAAAGCTCTTGAGCGTGGTCGTTTAACCGCAAGACAAATCGAAGCGGCTCGAAGAGCAATGACACGTCATATTAAACGTGGTGGTAAAATTTGGATTAGAGTATTCCCAGACAAACCTATTACACAAAAACCTTTAGAAGTACGACAAGGTAAGGGTAAAGGTAGCGTTGAATATTGGGTTGCTCAAATACAACCTGGTAAGGTTTTATTTGAAATGGAAGGTGTATCCAGAGAGCTTGCAATGGAAGCTTTTGATCTGGCTAAAGCAAAACTTCCTTTCAAAGTTATATTCGAAGAAAGGAAGGTGATGTAA
- the rpsS gene encoding 30S ribosomal protein S19, translated as MARSIRKGPFVDHHLIAKVEAAIESKSKKPIKTWSRRSTIVPEMIDLTIAVHNGKDHIPVYITDNMVGHKLGEFAMTRTFKGHSGDRKAKGK; from the coding sequence GTGGCTCGTTCTATAAGAAAAGGTCCTTTTGTTGACCATCATTTGATTGCCAAAGTAGAAGCTGCAATTGAATCGAAATCAAAGAAACCAATTAAAACATGGTCAAGACGATCAACAATCGTTCCTGAAATGATTGACCTGACAATTGCTGTTCATAACGGTAAAGATCATATCCCTGTTTACATAACAGATAATATGGTCGGTCATAAATTAGGTGAGTTTGCCATGACTCGAACTTTCAAAGGCCACTCTGGTGACAGAAAGGCTAAAGGTAAATAA